The window TGCTCGGAATCGTCCCGATACTCGGGCTGGTGTCGAGCCGCGCGACCGCGTTTCGCGGGCAGAGCGCCGCGTTGCTCGTCGGAATCACGACCCCGTGGGCCACGAACATCCTGTATAACGCCGGCGCGCTCCCCTCCGCGGGCATCGACCCGACGCCGATCGCGTTCGCGGTCTCCGGCGTCGCGTACCTCGGCGCTATCAGGCGGTTCCGAATGTTCGGAGCCAACCCGGCCCCGACGTGGCGCGCCAAGGAGTTCCTGTTCGACCACATCCATGAGGGCGCGATCGTCGTCGACGGTCACGACACGATAGTCGAGATCAACCAGACGGGTGCCGCGGTCCTCGGCGTCGACGTGGACCGCGCGCTGGGCTCGCCTGCGTCCGAGCTGCTCCCGGTGAACGGACCGATACAGGCCGACGGCGGCCGCGACTTCCTGACCGTCGGGACCGAGTCGACCTCACAGTCGTACGACGTGACAGTGACCGAACTCACCGATCGCCGCGACCACACGCTGGGATTCGTGTTCACACTTCACAACGTCACGCGGTACCTCCAGCAACAGCAGCGGCTGAAGGTGCTCAACCGAGTCCTCAGACACAACATCCGGACCGAAGCGAACATCATTCAGGGGTACGCCGAGCGCACCGCAGACGAGACAGCCGAGACGATCAAACGGCGGACCATGCGGATCGTCGAACTCAGCGAGAAGGGTCGGGACGCGATCGACCTGTTCGAGGACGCCGTCGGCGAGTGGAACCAGTCGTCTCTCGATTCGATCGTCGGGGACTGTCTCGCCGGTGCCCGCGACGCGTTCCCCGACGTCGCCTTCGAACTGGAGCGACCCACCGAGGACGCGACGATTCCCGACGGCGCTGCGGTCGTGGTGAACAACCTGATCGAGAACGCCGCGGTACACAACGCCGGTTCGGACCCGCGCGTGAGCGTCTCCGCGTGGGTCGAGAGCGACCGAGCCGTGGTGCAGATCGCCGACAACGGACCCGGGATCGACGAGTACGAGTTGGACATCCTCGACTCGGGGACCGAGACCCCCCTCCGCCACGGGAGCGGGCTCGGCCTCTGGCTCGTGAAGTGGGGGACGGAGACGATCGGCGGTTCGGTCGATTTCGAGCCCGCCGAGCCGACCGGTACGATCGCCACGCTCACCGTCCCGCTGAGCGGTTCGGACGGACGGACGCCCGCACCGAGAGACGGGTGACGGCGCGCTCTCACAACCGAGGGTTCCACAACGCTTACCCCGTCGAGTGAGGCAGTGAGTCGCATGCGAGCGCTCTCCGAGATCGAAACAGTCGGCGTCGTCGGCGCGGGCACGATGGGCAGCGGGATCGCACAGGTCGCGGCGACGGCCGGCTACGAGGTCGTGATGCGCGACGTCGAGACCGAGTACGTCGAGCGGGGACTCGACGGCGTCGACGACAGCCTGTCGCGGCTCGACGCGACGGACGCGATCGACGAGGAGCCGGCCGCGATCCGCGATCGCATCGCCGGGACGACGGACCTCGCCGACCTCGCGGACGTCGACCTCGTGATCGAGGCCGCGGTCGAAGACCTCGACGTGAAACGCGAGATCTTCGCGGACCTCGCGGACGTGACCGACTGCGACGTGGTGCTCGCGACGAACACCTCGACGCTCTCTATCACGGCCATCGCGAGCGCGACCGACCGCGCGAGCGACGTGATCGGGCTCCATTTTATGAACCCCGTTCCGGTCATGGAGGGCGTGGAGGTCGTTGTCGGCGAGCGCACCGATCCGGCGGTCGCCGAGTTCGCGCACGCGTTCGCCGAGGCTCTGGACAAGACGACCTGGGAGTCCGACGACAAG is drawn from Halorubrum sp. BV1 and contains these coding sequences:
- a CDS encoding 3-hydroxyacyl-CoA dehydrogenase family protein; amino-acid sequence: MRALSEIETVGVVGAGTMGSGIAQVAATAGYEVVMRDVETEYVERGLDGVDDSLSRLDATDAIDEEPAAIRDRIAGTTDLADLADVDLVIEAAVEDLDVKREIFADLADVTDCDVVLATNTSTLSITAIASATDRASDVIGLHFMNPVPVMEGVEVVVGERTDPAVAEFAHAFAEALDKTTWESDDKPGFVTNRILMPWINEGIRAYDEGVAEKRDIDRGMTLGTNVPMGPLELADHIGLDVVLDASETLHDELGDRYQPAYLLKRKVAAGDLGKKSGRGFYQYDD
- a CDS encoding histidine kinase N-terminal 7TM domain-containing protein, whose protein sequence is MHPPTTVVVPLLFGSIATGSGAAILAWRERPNPGATPLVWLLGGQSVWATCIIFSLSAESVSETLTWTKLGWIGVMIVPVAWILFALEYTGRDQYITRRSVALLSVVPVLTVCLAVTEQYHGLLYVRPAGVTVDGAVVAEQGGLWYGVAAAYTYLLGVLGIVPILGLVSSRATAFRGQSAALLVGITTPWATNILYNAGALPSAGIDPTPIAFAVSGVAYLGAIRRFRMFGANPAPTWRAKEFLFDHIHEGAIVVDGHDTIVEINQTGAAVLGVDVDRALGSPASELLPVNGPIQADGGRDFLTVGTESTSQSYDVTVTELTDRRDHTLGFVFTLHNVTRYLQQQQRLKVLNRVLRHNIRTEANIIQGYAERTADETAETIKRRTMRIVELSEKGRDAIDLFEDAVGEWNQSSLDSIVGDCLAGARDAFPDVAFELERPTEDATIPDGAAVVVNNLIENAAVHNAGSDPRVSVSAWVESDRAVVQIADNGPGIDEYELDILDSGTETPLRHGSGLGLWLVKWGTETIGGSVDFEPAEPTGTIATLTVPLSGSDGRTPAPRDG